TCACTAGGGGTTTACTCCTGACGCTTCAGCAATGTTCAATGCGGAATAAAAGGTAAGTGATTATTGATTATTCAGCTGTGCTCTCACCCCTTTATAACTGTATGGTAAGTGAGGACGAGTATCTGCCTatcttttgaaaaatcatataatACTAGTAAGAGAAGATAAGAATCCACAGTCGATGGCATGGCAATACTAAAAAGGGCATAAAACCATTCACTCAGCTCGGAATTACACCACAAACAACGACATCTACTGTTCGATTATGCTACTCCACTTTACAATAATGGATTTGGCTCATAGGTAGAGTGAGGCTAAAGATAAAAGagcttcttttcccttttttttttttttaacttcgaAAGGAAACACTCCTTCTCCCACTAAGGATGCAGTATTGAatagaaaaacaaattaaagaatCACAAAGAAGGGCTGTTTCAACTATTCCCTACATGTCTCTGTTATATAGATTGGTTGTGAATAAGTGTAAACATCAGCCTTCCCCACTTGGACGAAATGCATGTGCAAAGACTATCAAGATTCAGAACTCACTCGTCCCATTAACGAGAGGGCACTGGGGATTTGCGGTCGCGATACTCAACTCAACTTCCCCCCAATCTCTCCACTTACATCTGCCcagcccccccaaaaaaaaaaaaaaaggtgtgaTTTAGTGGTGGTTAGTCTTTTTAGTGTTGCCCAATGCAGACGAGGAGGAACACAAAGACAAAGCGCTCATGTATGCGTGTGTGTGCGTACACTGTAAACTGCATGATAGTCGAGAAAGATTTAGTGGGCACAcgttagggctgcaaacgaatcgaaccgctcgcgagcggcttgaGTCAAGTTTGACTCGAGCTCCATCaaaatcgagctcgagtcgagtttgAGATGGCTTGAGTCGAACTTGAAACCCCGTTAGCTCGCGAGCTGGCTCGagagctcgagtatatatatatatatatatatatatatatatatatatatatattttatttttttattttaagtatatatatattttttatattttttattttaagtatatatatattttatatttttaaattttaatagtaaaattacatatatatccttaatattttattatttattaagaaaaaaatattattttatttattttttaaaaaataaaataattattttttattttttcgagctCAAgttcgactcgaatcaagtcgaactcgagctcgagcttgaaattgtcaactcgtcgagctcgagctcgagttcaagttcaatgaaattatgttgagactcggctcgattaagtCAAAATTCGACTCGATTAAGTCAAagttcgactcgactcgactcatttGCAGCCCTAGCACACATGACATGACATTTTATCGATGAGAATAATCTTACCCATGACCAGTAGAAAGATGTCCAGCGTTTTAAATCTTGCATCCTTTTCTCTGAAAGTTGCCCACTCGACAGCAAATTAgaccttttgaccaaaaaaaaaaaaaaaaaagacagcaaATTAGACAATGACTTGAGAATATGAAAGTGGCACCCAGAAGGAATCAGCTGTAACCAATACTACCCGCCAAATTTGCAGGCCATACGATACGTAGTAGTAGTACTGTATGTCATGATCGCCAACATTGGAATACAATTAAAGTTTTGTGTCGTCAAACTAACTACTCAACGCGTAAATGGAGGGATCTCTTGAAAGTCGCAACTAACTGCTACTCAACGCATAAATGGACGGAGCTCTTGGCCCACCACTTATTTGCTGAGTCATAGAATCTTAGAGAAACGCGTGCCTAAACTGTTTCATTAGTGTTGATTTAGTTCTTGACTTTTATTCCTAGCTAATCAATTTGATACTAAACTTATTTTGTGGTTCCAATCAAGAATCTTCGTGTCGGCACTACCACTTAAATCCGATTTGGCTCCCTAATTAATCAACTAAATAGAGCAATTTTGGAAACGTCACTCATGGAGCTATAATAGATCAAGTAaatcatgtaaaaaaaaaaaaaattccttattTTGTAACGGTCCCGTGAATGACATTTCCATAATAATCGTGTTTAGATAGTTAATTAAAAGCTAAATCGATTTTAAGCTGCAGTGTCGCCACGGAGGTCTTTAGTTAGAAATGCAAAATAAGTTCAGCatcaaattgaccaaaaataaaagtaagggacTAAATAGGCACTAGAAAAAAATGTTTAGAGACAAAATTGACCATATATCCTAGAATTTTGCAGGAaaaatctttctttcttttttttttttttttttctgatgttTGATGAAAGATCACCAACATTTTGGTGGTCCTAATATAATTATTTCATGGTCCATAAAACACTTGGTTTGGTTGGATACGACGAGAACACATAATTATTATGTTCAACATTTACCAGGTAAGTATGAAGCTGGCCAACTAATTCATCAGCATATATACGTATAGATGCATTATAGAACATGTTCACTCAGTGGACCGGTTGAGTAATTTTATCCATAGATCTAATTTTCTCAGTATGACCTGACAAATTCAATCCATCATGGTTCACAAGTTGAAAAATTAGAAGTACATGTTCTATAATATGCCATCGATCTGCACTTAATATGAAACTGATGTCTTACCAAACAAATCCTGATCCTGTTCTGTTGCAGTCACCATCCCATTTATGTCAGTCCCTGCAAAGCAAACAGAGTCGCAAACAGGCAAGGTCAATCATACCTTGTGATGCATGTACATCCTCTAAAGAAAACTCGAAGGAAGGAAAGTGCAAGTAACTTATCCccattgaaatttgaaaagattTAGTCCTCATCGAAACATCCACCCACTGCTTCCAATATGAATTCGCACTTTCCCGCAGAAGTCCAAGAACAGCATAAAATGACTCTATTCAATGCATCCTTCTCCTTACTCAGCATTTCGTCCTAATATCATCAACCGAATTCCGAAACTTTTATTTGTGGCTACTTTGTAATAATATCATCAACCTACTGAGTGTTAGGGATGAGTAGTAGGAGACAGTAAGAGCGAATGATAGGTCATTCAACTTCATTACTTGCCTTTGAATCCTCTAATTTATCATTTTGTTATTCTTTCAGGTTCTGTGAGTGTCTTGGACACAGATCAGGTTCAATGGGGGAAATTTAAAAAGCATTTAAGTTTAACTCTACGAAGAAAATGGCCCTCACGATATTAAATGTTGcttcattttatcaaacacgCCTACCATGACAATATATGCTCCAGTGACGAAACTTCAGCACAAAAGCAAATATACACGACGATGAAGCAGAGCAGAGCTCCAGAACTATTCTGGTCACCAAAGACGCGAGAATAAGTTGACGTCTGAAAAGTTCTTTATGAAGAGAACAgagaaccctttttttttttttttttcgtaatTCCCTTGCAACCAATGAAGTCTAATTTctataaaagtaaaagaaagGGCAAATGATACGTaactaattttgaaaaaaagaacaatGTTCTCGAGGTCAAACTTAGTTATATTAAAAGATTAAGGACTTCAACTAAATTATATAGAAGTCCCTAACCTATatctaatttttgaaacaaacgCCCTCACTCCCAAATTTGGGCCATTTGCACAAAACCTGATGATACGATGTCTTCGCTCAGATGAAAATATAATCTAAATCGACTTGAGGGGAAGTCCATTCCTCTTGTGTTCTCTATCAACATTACCAAAGCCACCTTGAGAAATCGACACTGGATATTGATTGTGCTTTTAAGATTTCGGTTGTTCTACATATAGAAAATTAGCAGTTAGAAGAAGCTAATACTATGCCTAAAAAGGAAAGATGACCAATTCGACCGTTTATGTGtacgattttttaaaaatactttGTTCATAAAACCCTTTGTGTGACCCTTGTGATTTTCTAATAGCATTTAACTCCTAAATTTAATAGAATGACCAAGAAATTGcgtttgtaatagttgggtgACATTTTTGGCTAAGAAAGTAAGTGACATTTTTTGGGTAAGAAAAAAGTTAAGTGATGAAAAGCGATAAAAGACAATAGTTTGATGACATTTTACATTATTTGCTCACAATGACGGAGTAAGGGGGGCTGATGAGGGCCATGACCCTCcctaagtttcaaaaattttaatttataatacgtaaatatatatgtaaaacAGAGTTGATCCACTttaaatttttacaattttagtttttattgtgagagcttatatatatatatatttaattaaagCTTTTAATTAAAgtgaatatttattttttttagatgtcatatatttaaatgaatggaaattattttgaacataacatattaagaaaattttggatcctcctaaaaaaaaaatactggcTCCGTCACTGTTtgctaagaaaaaaaaaaaaaaaaagaagctcagAAACTAGCACGATATCAGGATTGTATCAGGATTGTAAAGGATACGATTCGgtgaaacaaataaacgtgCATCAATCAAAACATCGACGCAATGAAATCTAGTTTTCGCACTTGCAGCGTTCACACGTCCAGGAGCAACCAAAAAGGTGCATACGGCGTCACTAAGTCTGTTCAGTTGATGGAACAGACACCGGTAAATCCCCTTAAACATAAGGAAAGTCCAGCATCCTGACAAAATGTGCGTATGGAAAGGGAAAAGCAAAAGAGATTTGCTGACAGCCAAGCCAGATTCAGCAATTATATCCAGTTCTGCAGCTCTTTTATTTGTTGCACAATTTTGTGATATCCGCGCCACACAACCGTCTGTGCACAAGAGAAAAGCCAATCTCCAATCTTGCATCTAATGATGGAAAAGGCTCTGCAGATGCTGTTGAAGAACATCATTGAACTACTTAATCGCCAATCAATGCACTTCTTCAGTGACTGTAACCTAAGAAAGCTACAAACaaggaaaataaatatatttgcaTCCAGATTACCAAGGCCCCAGAATCTGAGTTTATATGAATAGTATTATACAGAGGCAAGCATTAAACAATTTGAATGTTGAAATCATATCATGGAAAAGTAAAATGATTCTAGAATAGGCTACTCTGTACGACACCATACAATCATGAATACCATAATGTGATCATGCTTTCACAGAAACCGTCATGTTTTACATAGATAGTTGTTAACCATCCAATGCTAGTACACTGCGAGGAAGCATTCCTTGAACCCCATGAATACTTGAGGTATTCTGGACTAAAACATGTGCCTATCTCTCACTAATTAAAAAACTTGTGGCAGATAAAAGTCGAGGTAAATGAAATCATAAAGCACCATTGAATTTTTTACCAGCTACAGTAATCCAGAAGCAACAATTAAGAAATGACACTAGTATTTATAAGAAAGGCACCTAACGACCAGATTACCACGTGGAATCTAGAGAAGAATTGTAGGATAAAAAAACCATAGAGCACTGTCAATTTGCAGAGGAACTCAAAATAAAAGCTAATGCAAATGTTACGATATAAAACACCATATGCTGCATTGCCACATGCTTAGAGATTTCTTCTACTCTAGTGAGTTTTTTAAGAAAGCAATTAAAAGAAGCAAGCCATCAACCAATTTGCTACATGAATGTAAGCTTTTTCCACTAACCAATGAGTGGAAGTTGCTTGCAACTAAAGATTCTTTCCCATTTGGAGGGTGAGTAGGAGTAAAGAAGTTCTTTGAGCTTCAAACAGATTGATGAAGTAAAATGACATAGCTTGCATCTAACATCACAGCAAGAGGACCACCGCCAAGAAGCATAATTCATCTCATGAAAGAAGATTTTCAGCTAATAGCAGAAGAAGATAATTCGAGAGCTGTATCAATTTCCTTCCTACCAGTAAGAGATATGAATTTATCCCTAAATACCAAAAGAGGACATTTGCCAACGAGAGTTGACCCCTCGTAACCCTCCTTGAGGATTACAGTGCTCTTTGCACCCTTATTAGTGAGGTAAAAGATGCCATGATGCTTAATCAAGCAAAGCAATAGTCTAGCTGGTAATTGATACTCTGAATGGAAGGCTTCCAATTGACCAGATGTCAACCGCTTCTCCATGGTCAAACTCAGGAGCTCATGAAGCACTCCCACGACTCTCTTTCGAGCTTTAGGATCAGCGATGTTAAATCTACTTGCATTCAAGTATGGAGAAGGAAATTCCATTCTCTGCCACCTCTCAAGTTCCTTGAGATAACTCATATTGGGCCTAAAACCAGCAGGAAACCTCAACTGAAATGCAAAGGGACCTTGAAAATTGCCGTCTTTGGATATTCTACCCTTCTCTGAATGGCTACCAGGGTACAAACTGCCCTTACAAGCCAACCTCTCCTCCCTAACGGTTACAGCTAACGAAGAATCCCAGTGCTCCAAGTGAAGATAATCCCTTCCATCGACAGCTTTCAATGAAAAAAATTGCGGGTATTTTGGAATCAAAGACTCCTTAAAATTACTAGGCAAACCCAGTTCATCCTGAACCAATTCAACTGTTTCCATTGGCACTCTACAATTAATGGATAACATTAACAACTTCCTTAAATTCTTAACCAAAATGGGTTCCATTTGATCTCTTGCCGCTCCTTCCAAAGCTGCAATCTTTCCAGCTTTGTGAGTGAGCATCACCCTAGGCGGTGTCCTGTCGCCTCCAGTAACATGAAAAATTGAAGGGTTCTTCTCAATGACGGCCACAAAATTCCATTTCTGCACAAAACCAACTTCTTTTTCAAGGTCTCTGAGAAGCAGGGACTCGTCTTTTTGAGACTGGATAATAGATTTGAGCCTCAGTATCATTGCAGGTTTCTTTTGAAGGTCCATAACTTTATCTAGTTCAGGTGCTCTGTAGTATATTTTCTTCTTTGGCCTACTTCCTCCACTGGATATATGCATGATCGACACCCTCATGAAGCCTGTTTTCCCAAATGAAGTGGGAGAATATACTCCAAGAGTCCCCCTCATATCAAAAAGGAAGGACTCGAGAGATTTATGCATCCGCCTGAACAATGAATTCTTCCCCATTTTAGTAGGCGGGAAACAGATTCTTTGGCGCCAAAGTTCGAACAGTTGGACTGCAAGGCAAGCTAATAACGGTTACAGGGTACTTCTAGGCAGTCGTTTCACAGAGCAAGGTCATATTCATCGCCGAATCTCCAATTAATCTAAAGTAATTGCAGTAGGATTCAGAAACATGGCAGGCTTCTACCTGAAGTATTTTCTCATGGACCATGGTCACGCTATCCGCAagcaaaaagagagagagcgaaaagaaaacaaaaataggGAAGTAGTAAGCTGATCAAGAGACTTTTTTGAGGTTTTACTGGAGAGAGGGAGTGGGGGCTTTCTGTTAGTTAGCTAAGCCGATCCTTGGTGAGATGCTCAAAGAGTAATTTGTAGTAATATAATAGAGAAGCAGCCTAAGGTGAAAACCTCATCCGTTAGTATTATGAGGCAAAATTGAGGTTTATTACACGCAAACAATTACTGTTCCCTCAACTAGCTTAAGATGAATGATTTTCTTCTTCaaggacaaaaaaaataaaataaaatacgaTGTCCATTTGGAGCCAAGCTCTCGTACATTAACCAAATATGAGCGAGCCAGTAGTATAAGAAGAAATTCTACAAACTAAGCACAAATTTTTGAGAAAGAATTCCATTTGGTAAATGGGTCAATGCACTCAAAGACACAagaaaaaattctacaaaaccCACCACAGATTTTTGAGAAACGATTACGTTTGGCAATCTGGTCCCTGTTCTCAGAAAATTAGAGCCCACTTTTTCAGAATTTGCAACTAATTGCAAGGCACAAGTCATGTACCACAACAAACCAAACCATTCCATTCACCCGGTAACAAGAGCTGTACATTGATCTTCTAATATTTTGGACTTGGCAATCTCAAGTAAATGCTAGTAGTATTTGCCAACTCCAGAGAGTCTTTTCAGTTCAATCCATTCACAAAGGAGACCAAGACCATACAATAGAAGTTCTTCCATGCAAAAATGACACCTATGGTGAACGTTGCAGCTGTCACTCATTTGTACATTTGTCTGATACAAAGTCGAACGTCTTCTCATCAGTTAAGGCAAAGATTTCACCAAAAAACCCATTCTTCAGTCTGAATCTTGTAAAAGCACAGAGCAACAAGGGACTCTCTTAGGGGTTGTCGCTGCTACAAAGCTTGCAGACATttttgcttttcatccacaGATGCACACCTGCAAGCATGATGGTAAACAACTTTAAATTCTTCTTCATCTGAGAGTCCATCTTCACAAGATCATGACTTTGACAATGGACATGACGGCGGAACTAAATTTGCTTCATAAAAGCTTCTTCACCATGGGGATTCTTGCCATATACTGTGGATTTAATTCATGGAGGCTCACTAAATACCTTCAACTCTGTTCTCATCTTTTCTCTTTGTATGCCTAAGTTACAACCCTCAACTCCATTAGCAATGGCGGCATACAAATTATGTGAACTAGACCTAATCTGAATAAACTTTTTGATGATACAAAACTTGTAACCAAATAAACTTATTTGCCTTCAATTGTGATTCGATTAAAAAAACTGGAGTCTTAATTCTTAAACACTAAGTACTTAAAACTTAATGCTCGTATTAAGCATGCATAGAAAGGGTGGCTACCAACTCTGTAAAGACAGTAGTGTATAGCCCATTAGGGCTTTGGTTCAGAGAGACTCGGATGTTCCAAATACAGTTGCACACCAAGAGGTTCACTGTTCATGGATTTGATTGGGGTTATCAACGGAGGTTGCTGCCACTGCTTTGTGTCGGTAGGAATCCAAATGAGTTCAGAATCTTTGCTTGTACTAGCCTCAGGGAGAGCACGAAAATAGGCTGTTATCTCCCACCTGCAACCTATCAGAAAGCAAAACAGTAATAGCATTGGAAGAACCAGATTTCCAATTCTCTGGCACACATCACATGGAAACTAAAGGTACAAACCAGTCAAAGATCAATATATGCATCAAAATCTCACGTACAAATTTTAGTAAATTTCGCAGTTAACATCGCTATTTGAATCATCTAGACGTTGCTCAAGCGTAAAGCACATTATTTCTCCCCCATCTTTTCATGATTGAGTTCGAAAGTTGGTAATATTCTAAGCTTCATTAGTATATCACACAAcgcaaaaaatttgaaaaaagaaagaaagaatccaGACTCACCTCGGGGAAGAAGCTTAGTCAGAGACTCAGAAACAGGAAGCTTGATCAAGAATGATCTAAGAGAAAACTCCAGGTCAGATTGTTCCACCTTGGAACCGTAGGAAAGGTTTAAATTAACCTTAAAAACAAATCTCTCAATGGGGAAATCCTCATTATCAAAGAAAATTACCACCACCCTCTCCACCAATCCCTGCATGGCAAATTTAGCACAGTCTCCCTCAGTTTAAAAAACGTAGAAATTTAAGCTGCCCCCatcaaataaattaacaaaaaaagacGATACATAAAccatttttattcttcttttgcAGGGGTGAGTGaactagagaaaaaaaaaaaaagaacctttTGTATGAAGGGAAGAAGTCCATTGACAGAGGAATGGATGTAATCTCTAAGCTGAGGATGTCTGGCTCTGTGAACCACCACATTCATGTATCTCCGCCTCTCGAAAGCCCCTTTTCGAAGAATCATTCCATTTTCAAACCCCAACACAAATTTACCATTACTCAGTGAAGCAATCATTCGGCATTGAAAaacgtcaaaaaaaaaaaaaaaaaaactttgttcggtttttttttttggagtaccATGTGGATAAACTCCTTTGAGGAAAATTATGCAGGTGATAGCAACCTCCAGAAATTCTGTTAATATTCTAGCAGCTTCTCCTGCACCTCGAAGATGAAGCGGATAACTATATGAAACAAGAATTTTTATAACaaaaaaccagaaaagaaaagattaagtGTTGGAGACCATTTTTATAGACTAACCTTGGGGAGCCTTTGCTTGATTATTATCCTTGCGCtccatcaaaaaaatttttttttaaagaaaaaaaagttcagCAATTCGCCTCTTTTCTTTTCGGACTCAATTCTGTATCTCCTTCTTCTTACAGTCACAGGCGCGGCGTATTCAGCAAACTAGTAGAACTAGtagagagagaaggaaaaacaataataataatagaaaacTGCGTCGTTTTGCTCCAACACCTCGTTGGGTGTAATTTGAACGGGTGGTGGGGTTAAAAGCGTAATTTACCTCATGTTAAAGTAATAAGTAAAGTACTCCGTACCCGAGTCTTTTGATGAGTTTCGAAgtctaataaaaataaaaccccGCGGGGGGAATCCAGGGTTGGCTTGGTAGATAGGGGGGCTTTCCAAAAGGCAGCTGGGCGGCGAATGGCGATGGAGGAAGAGAAGGAGGAGCGAAAGGCGGAGGCGAAGCCTAGAAAGCACAAGGGCAAGCACGATAAGCCAAAACCCTGGGACGATGAATCCATCGATCACTGGAAGATAGACAAGTTTGATCCTTCCTGGAACGAGACCGGCATGCTTGAAGTCAGCTCTTTCTCCACTCTCTTCCCTCAGTACAGAGGTCTCTCTATTCTCTTCTCCTCAAAATTACTTTACTACTAATTACAGAGGTCCCCCGATACTGAGCATTCACTGTTGTTGGGTTATTTTTGTAATTGTTGGTGAATTTTGCAGAAAAATATCTGCAAGAATGCTGGCCCATCGTAAAAGGTGCTCTCAAGGAGTTTGGGGTTGCATGCGAGCTCAACTTGGTGAGTCTATTATCCCCGGGGGAGGGGTTTGTAATTAGTCTTCTGTTTTCTACTACTTGAGCTCGTATGAATTGTTTGTTTAGCTTCTTTGGGGAATTAGTTTGCTAGGCTCTTGTGGATAGAGTATACCACTTGTTAGCCTCTGCTATTTGTAACGTTTTTCATTTCGACTGAGCCATATGGTTCCCTGTTACCTCTTGTTTGTATCTTACACATTTTTTCCCCGGTTGGCTTCTTTTGGGCTGTTTGTGCGGTCAGGTTGAAGGATGCATGACGGTTTCAACAACTAGAAAGACTAGGGATCCCTACATCATCATTAAAGCCAGGGACCTCATTAAACTTCTGTCAAGAAGTGTTCCTGCACCTCAGGTCTGTTGgcaatctcttccttttctgtTACTTTACACTAGTTTGGTGTAAGGAACTACTTTTTATTGGCTTTGGGTCTTAGATATTATTAGGTGCAATATTTGTTCTCATTAACGGCTATGCACATGCACAACATCGGTATAATCCTGGAGGATCACACCGCCAATAAATATTCTCCTGTGCCGAAATTTTATTTCTGGTATTTGACCTCAACTGATGCATAAGTTCATGTGCAACGTTTCTGAAATTACAGGCAATTAAGATACTGAATGATGAGATGCAGTGTGACATCATCAAGATTGGCAACTTGGTTAGGAATAAGGTTCGTATTGTCTGATCTGCTGAAAGTTATTGCTGATGATATGCATATCTCATGTTTTGTATGGCATTCGGATCTTTTTACATAATTCTTATGTATTGTGGCTCAAACTGTAAATAATATATAGGCCACTAAAATGGAAGTGCTAGAATTTTCAAAGACACTTGCACCGTGTCTCATATCAGTATCTTGCAGTTACTATCCCCCTCTTCCCTTGAGCAAAAGAGAATGTAAAGATAAGGAGAAAGGATTATGACGTTTTAAGACAAATAGATTTTGAACCTCAACATTTTATCAGTTTCTGGTGCTGTCAAAGCTAAAAGACCTAATCACATTAAGCTGCATATTTTCTGCACACAAAGACCTTGTCAAATCAGTTTTTTTATGATTGTTGCAGGAAAGGTTTGTCAAACGACGGCAACATCTAGTGGGCCCAAATTCTTCAACACTGAAGGTTTGTGGTAAAAATTAGCTCTGATGGATTGCAATTCTGCTTTTTTAAATGCTAATGCTGTGTTGCTAATTATAAAATTGCAATACAGGCGCTAGAGATCTTGACTGGCTGCTATATTCTTGTCCAGGTTTCCATCTAACCCCAATTTACCATCAGTCTCTGTTTTCATCATGCAACTTGACCTGTTCTTGTCAAAGTGAAAGTCATTAGTTCAAAGCTTTGAATCTTTGAAATGTGTAGGGGAACACTGTTGCTGCTATGGGCTCGTTTAAAGGTCTGAAACAAGTTAGGAGGATTGTGGAGGACTGTATTCTCAACAAAATGCATCCACTATATCATATCAAGGTTTGACTCCTGAACAGTTTATCAAGGTGAATTTGCTGAATTTCTTGGTTGTTCTTTGTTGGTTTGTACTTGAGAATCTCATTATGTACTTCCGGTCCAACCTTCATTCGTGATAGATCCTCATGCTGAAGTGCGAGCTTGCAAAAGATCCAGCACTTGCAAATGAGAATTGGGATAGATTTCTTCCAACATTTAAAAAGTAAGCAATGATTTATTCATGTCAGCTTGTTCTCTTGTTACTCAATCTCAGATTTGATTTATTATGGTATTTTTCCTCAATGTCATTTTTAGGAAGAATGTTAAACAAAAGAAAGTTAAATCAAAAGAGAAGAAGCCATATACTCCATTCCCTCCATCACAGCAATCCAGTAAGGTGAGTTGAGTTGTTAAAGCAAGAACCTACATGGATAGACATTGTGGAGACTTGATTTTGCTTCTATAAAGAgatttctttttggttttgttGATAGAACACTattggttcaatgaattttagTGTGCATCGAGTCCGCTGAACCCACCTCTTTTATGTTTGCTCAGTACCATATACCTGTTTGAGATAAATGATGAGTAAAATAATAGTTGCGTACTTATAGTCTCGGTGATGAATGATAAGCTGCAAATGGTTATAAAGCAACTGTCTGCAGTGTTTATCGACTCTGGGGCACATGATGCACATCCACTGCAGAGAAAAGCCAATGCTAAGACGATTTTCCTGCAGTctaatttgattaatttcattgTAGATCTTCACTTTCATTCCCTGCTTAAGGTGATTCACGTGTACCCAACTATCCATTTTATgttttgtttttcaattttttcagaTTGATCTACAGCTGGAAAGTGGTGAATACTTTTTGGCTGATAAGAAGAAATTGGCAAAGAAGTGGCAAGAAAAGCAGGAAAAACAGGCAGAGAAGACAGCTGAAAATAAAAGACGGCGTGAAGAAGCATTCATTCCACCTGAGGTTTTCGTAGTGACATATGCTGCTTATCACTTAGTTTAGGTTAACCTCTGCATTCTAAATGTGAGAATTCTCACATATTGCT
The DNA window shown above is from Coffea arabica cultivar ET-39 chromosome 5e, Coffea Arabica ET-39 HiFi, whole genome shotgun sequence and carries:
- the LOC113688252 gene encoding protein WHAT'S THIS FACTOR 1 homolog, chloroplastic-like, which produces MGKNSLFRRMHKSLESFLFDMRGTLGVYSPTSFGKTGFMRVSIMHISSGGSRPKKKIYYRAPELDKVMDLQKKPAMILRLKSIIQSQKDESLLLRDLEKEVGFVQKWNFVAVIEKNPSIFHVTGGDRTPPRVMLTHKAGKIAALEGAARDQMEPILVKNLRKLLMLSINCRVPMETVELVQDELGLPSNFKESLIPKYPQFFSLKAVDGRDYLHLEHWDSSLAVTVREERLACKGSLYPGSHSEKGRISKDGNFQGPFAFQLRFPAGFRPNMSYLKELERWQRMEFPSPYLNASRFNIADPKARKRVVGVLHELLSLTMEKRLTSGQLEAFHSEYQLPARLLLCLIKHHGIFYLTNKGAKSTVILKEGYEGSTLVGKCPLLVFRDKFISLTGRKEIDTALELSSSAIS
- the LOC113688254 gene encoding DNA polymerase zeta processivity subunit-like isoform X2, producing MERKDNNQAKAPQGEAARILTEFLEVAITCIIFLKGVYPHGAFERRRYMNVVVHRARHPQLRDYIHSSVNGLLPFIQKGLVERVVVIFFDNEDFPIERFVFKVNLNLSYGSKVEQSDLEFSLRSFLIKLPVSESLTKLLPRGCRWEITAYFRALPEASTSKDSELIWIPTDTKQWQQPPLITPIKSMNSEPLGVQLYLEHPSLSEPKP
- the LOC113688254 gene encoding DNA polymerase zeta processivity subunit-like isoform X1 yields the protein MERKDNNQAKAPQGAGEAARILTEFLEVAITCIIFLKGVYPHGAFERRRYMNVVVHRARHPQLRDYIHSSVNGLLPFIQKGLVERVVVIFFDNEDFPIERFVFKVNLNLSYGSKVEQSDLEFSLRSFLIKLPVSESLTKLLPRGCRWEITAYFRALPEASTSKDSELIWIPTDTKQWQQPPLITPIKSMNSEPLGVQLYLEHPSLSEPKP
- the LOC113688253 gene encoding KRR1 small subunit processome component is translated as MAMEEEKEERKAEAKPRKHKGKHDKPKPWDDESIDHWKIDKFDPSWNETGMLEVSSFSTLFPQYREKYLQECWPIVKGALKEFGVACELNLVEGCMTVSTTRKTRDPYIIIKARDLIKLLSRSVPAPQAIKILNDEMQCDIIKIGNLVRNKERFVKRRQHLVGPNSSTLKALEILTGCYILVQGNTVAAMGSFKGLKQVRRIVEDCILNKMHPLYHIKILMLKCELAKDPALANENWDRFLPTFKKKNVKQKKVKSKEKKPYTPFPPSQQSSKIDLQLESGEYFLADKKKLAKKWQEKQEKQAEKTAENKRRREEAFIPPEEVKKHGSHSPNADRHDDVSAIALSLKKKVKEFGKKKSAEKIDPQAYIAAVGKLSAKKKI